In the Lysinibacillus sp. PLM2 genome, one interval contains:
- the aldA_3 gene encoding aldehyde dehydrogenase codes for MVYAFPNTEGAIVNFKERYDNYINGKWTPPVKGQYFDNVTPVTGQVFTQVARSTEEDIELALDAAHAAKDAWGKTSPTERANILNKIADRIEANLELLAIAETWENGKAVRETLNADLPLAVDHFRYFAGAIRAQEGGISQIDEDTVAYHFHEPIGVVGQIIPWNFPLLMAVWKLAPALAAGNCVVLKPAEQTPSSILVLMELIEDLLPPGVVNIVNGFGLEAGKPLASNPRIGKVAFTGETTTGRLIMQYASQNLIPVTLELGGKSPNIFFEDVMDEDDAFLDKAVEGFVLFALNQGEVCTCPSRALIQESIYDKFMEKALARVAAIKTGNPLDPNTMMGAQASSEQMEKILSYLEIGKQEGAEVLIGGEKNDLGGDFTEGYYIKPTVFKGNNKMRIFQEEIFGPVVAVTTFKTKEEALEIANDTLYGLGAGVWTRDINTAYRFGREIQAGRVWTNCYHAYPAHAAFGGYKMSGVGRENHKMMLEHYQQTKNLLVSYSQNKLGFF; via the coding sequence ATGGTTTATGCATTTCCTAACACTGAAGGGGCAATTGTGAATTTTAAAGAAAGATATGACAACTATATTAATGGAAAATGGACTCCTCCAGTAAAAGGCCAATATTTTGACAATGTAACACCCGTCACTGGACAAGTATTTACACAAGTGGCTCGTTCAACAGAAGAAGACATTGAACTAGCGCTAGACGCTGCACATGCTGCGAAAGATGCTTGGGGTAAAACATCGCCAACAGAAAGAGCAAATATTTTAAATAAAATTGCTGATCGTATCGAAGCTAACTTAGAGTTACTTGCAATTGCCGAAACGTGGGAAAATGGTAAAGCAGTTCGTGAAACATTAAATGCTGACTTACCTCTTGCAGTTGACCATTTCCGCTACTTTGCTGGTGCAATTCGTGCACAAGAGGGTGGGATTTCTCAAATTGATGAAGATACAGTTGCTTATCATTTCCATGAGCCAATTGGTGTAGTTGGGCAAATTATTCCTTGGAACTTCCCGCTGCTTATGGCAGTTTGGAAACTAGCACCTGCTCTAGCAGCTGGTAACTGTGTTGTATTAAAACCAGCTGAACAAACTCCTTCATCGATTTTAGTACTAATGGAGTTAATTGAAGATTTATTACCACCAGGTGTTGTAAACATCGTAAATGGATTTGGTTTAGAAGCTGGAAAACCGCTAGCATCAAATCCTCGAATCGGTAAAGTAGCATTCACAGGTGAAACAACGACTGGTCGTTTAATTATGCAATATGCATCACAAAATTTAATCCCAGTAACATTAGAGTTAGGTGGAAAATCACCAAATATTTTCTTCGAGGATGTTATGGATGAAGATGATGCATTTTTAGATAAAGCGGTCGAAGGATTTGTCTTATTTGCATTAAACCAAGGCGAGGTATGTACTTGTCCTTCCCGTGCATTAATTCAAGAATCTATCTATGATAAGTTCATGGAAAAGGCGCTTGCGCGTGTTGCTGCGATTAAAACAGGTAACCCACTTGATCCAAACACTATGATGGGCGCTCAAGCATCATCAGAACAAATGGAAAAAATTCTGTCCTATTTAGAAATTGGTAAACAAGAAGGAGCAGAAGTATTAATCGGTGGAGAAAAGAACGATTTAGGTGGCGATTTTACTGAAGGCTACTACATTAAGCCAACAGTATTTAAAGGGAATAATAAAATGCGCATTTTCCAAGAAGAAATCTTTGGGCCTGTTGTAGCTGTTACAACATTCAAAACGAAGGAAGAAGCACTTGAAATTGCAAACGATACTTTATACGGTTTAGGTGCAGGTGTTTGGACGCGTGATATTAATACTGCCTATCGCTTCGGTAGAGAAATCCAAGCTGGACGCGTATGGACAAATTGCTATCATGCATATCCAGCCCATGCAGCATTCGGTGGATACAAAATGTCTGGTGTAGGTCGTGAAAACCATAAAATGATGCTTGAACACTATCAACAAACGAAAAACCTACTTGTAAGCTACAGCCAAAATAAATTAGGATTCTTCTAA
- a CDS encoding aldehyde dehydrogenase: protein MKETKLWINGEWMDTKNSYELTSPYSGESIAKVAKASVTDVENAIEGAHKAFLAFKKTTAYERAEILYKVVDIMRSRKNEFAEILAKEAGKPISAALTEIDRTIATYQFSAEAAKQSMGETVPMDAAPGVKDRIGYTKRVPVGVVSAITPFNFPFNLVAHKLGPAFAVGNTVVLKPATQTPLSALVMAEIFKEAGLPDGALQIVTGSGGELSDTLITHPYVKKVTFTGSGAVGLKIKEKIGLRKVTLELGSNAAVIVEPSTPIEKIVSRCVGGAFGFAGQVCISLQRVYVHESIYDEFSKAFIEETKKLKVGDPLDPLTDVSAMIHPKEVNRIKQWIEEAKEQGAQVATGAEFSERWMTPTVMTNVTPNMKVVCLETFAPIVSLVPYKTLDEAIELVNASDLGLNAGIYTNVLTDALKAADELEAGAIVINDIPTFRVDNMPYGGMKNSGYGREGIKYAIQEMTDLKFITIKTTI from the coding sequence TTGAAGGAAACGAAATTATGGATAAATGGTGAATGGATGGATACAAAGAATTCCTACGAATTAACATCGCCTTATTCTGGAGAGTCTATTGCAAAGGTTGCAAAGGCATCTGTTACAGATGTTGAAAATGCAATTGAAGGGGCGCACAAAGCGTTTCTAGCATTTAAAAAGACAACGGCATATGAACGAGCGGAAATATTATATAAAGTTGTAGATATTATGCGAAGCCGTAAAAATGAGTTTGCTGAAATACTAGCAAAAGAAGCAGGAAAGCCGATTTCTGCCGCATTGACTGAAATTGACCGTACTATTGCGACTTATCAATTTTCGGCAGAAGCCGCAAAACAATCAATGGGTGAAACAGTTCCTATGGACGCTGCGCCTGGTGTGAAAGATCGAATCGGTTATACAAAACGTGTACCAGTAGGTGTTGTTTCAGCAATTACACCTTTTAACTTTCCTTTTAATTTAGTTGCTCATAAATTAGGACCAGCTTTTGCAGTTGGGAATACTGTAGTATTAAAGCCGGCAACTCAAACACCTTTAAGTGCATTAGTAATGGCGGAAATCTTTAAAGAGGCTGGTTTACCGGATGGGGCATTACAAATTGTAACAGGTTCTGGTGGAGAGCTAAGTGATACCCTTATAACTCATCCGTATGTAAAAAAGGTTACTTTCACAGGTAGTGGTGCTGTAGGGCTTAAAATTAAAGAAAAAATCGGTTTGAGAAAAGTTACATTAGAGCTTGGATCCAACGCAGCTGTCATTGTGGAACCGAGTACGCCTATTGAAAAAATAGTTTCCCGATGTGTAGGTGGAGCCTTTGGTTTTGCAGGCCAAGTTTGTATCTCACTACAGCGTGTCTATGTTCATGAATCAATTTATGATGAATTTTCTAAAGCGTTTATTGAAGAAACGAAGAAGTTAAAAGTGGGTGATCCCCTAGACCCTTTAACAGACGTAAGTGCAATGATTCACCCAAAAGAAGTGAATAGAATTAAGCAATGGATTGAAGAAGCGAAAGAACAAGGTGCACAAGTGGCAACAGGAGCAGAATTCTCGGAACGATGGATGACGCCAACAGTAATGACAAATGTAACTCCAAACATGAAAGTCGTGTGCTTGGAAACCTTTGCTCCAATCGTATCCCTAGTACCATACAAAACATTAGATGAAGCGATAGAGCTTGTAAATGCATCGGATTTAGGATTAAATGCAGGGATTTATACAAATGTACTAACAGATGCTCTCAAAGCTGCTGATGAATTAGAAGCAGGTGCAATTGTTATTAATGATATTCCGACTTTCCGTGTGGATAACATGCCATATGGAGGGATGAAAAATAGTGGCTATGGGCGTGAAGGAATTAAATACGCAATACAGGAAATGACGGATTTGAAATTCATTACGATCAAAACAACCATTTAG
- the ykhA gene encoding putative acyl-CoA thioester hydrolase YkhA, translated as MENAVPMKQSRTIQSRLVLPPDTNHHLSIFGGKVLAYIDEVAAIASMKHAKSEIVTAAFDSVDFVSPANVGDILELEAIVTSTGSTSMEVYVIVKALNFRTGEQKITTESFVTTVAIDSKGNPIPVPKIYPETEEEKVLYEKGLQRRQQRLERRNNNK; from the coding sequence ATGGAAAATGCTGTACCAATGAAACAGTCAAGGACGATTCAATCAAGACTTGTATTACCACCAGATACAAATCATCATCTTTCCATTTTTGGAGGAAAGGTATTAGCCTATATTGACGAGGTAGCAGCCATTGCAAGTATGAAACACGCAAAAAGTGAAATCGTCACAGCTGCATTTGACTCTGTTGATTTTGTCTCTCCGGCCAATGTTGGAGATATTTTAGAGCTAGAAGCAATCGTAACCTCAACTGGATCAACATCAATGGAGGTCTATGTAATAGTAAAAGCTCTTAATTTCCGAACTGGTGAGCAAAAAATTACAACAGAATCCTTTGTAACAACTGTTGCAATCGACAGTAAGGGGAATCCGATTCCGGTACCTAAAATTTACCCTGAAACGGAAGAGGAGAAGGTTCTTTACGAAAAAGGACTGCAACGAAGACAACAAAGATTGGAAAGACGAAATAACAATAAGTAA
- a CDS encoding pseudouridine synthase, translating to MRINKYLSETGIVSRRGADKLIEEGRVTINGLKATVGSQVEENDVVHVDGKPVKKEEELVYIMLNKPVGITSTTERHIKGNVVDFVGHSKRIFHIGRLDKDSEGLLLLTNDGDIVNEILRAENRHEKEYIVQVDKPITDNFLNRMASGVEILETKTLPCKVEKISSHVFKIILEQGLNRQIRRMCSALGYSVKRLQRIRIMNIQLGNLKVGKWRDLTDKERTELFRLLNYTPK from the coding sequence ATGCGAATAAATAAGTACTTAAGTGAAACTGGCATAGTATCTAGAAGAGGTGCCGATAAGTTAATAGAAGAAGGTAGAGTTACCATTAACGGTTTAAAAGCAACCGTCGGAAGCCAAGTAGAAGAAAATGATGTTGTCCATGTTGATGGCAAACCTGTCAAAAAAGAAGAAGAGCTAGTTTATATTATGTTAAATAAACCAGTGGGTATTACAAGTACAACGGAAAGACATATTAAAGGAAATGTTGTTGATTTCGTTGGACATTCAAAACGTATCTTTCATATTGGACGACTTGATAAAGACTCTGAGGGTTTATTACTCCTCACAAATGACGGTGACATTGTGAACGAAATATTACGGGCAGAAAACCGTCATGAAAAAGAATATATCGTACAGGTTGATAAGCCTATTACCGATAACTTTTTAAATCGAATGGCATCAGGTGTTGAAATCTTAGAAACGAAAACATTGCCTTGTAAAGTGGAGAAAATATCATCCCATGTTTTTAAGATTATATTAGAGCAAGGCTTGAATAGACAAATCCGTAGAATGTGTTCGGCGTTAGGATATTCTGTTAAAAGACTTCAGCGAATTCGCATTATGAATATACAACTAGGAAATTTAAAAGTAGGCAAGTGGAGAGATTTAACAGATAAGGAACGAACAGAGCTATTTAGATTATTAAATTACACACCAAAATAA
- a CDS encoding acetaldehyde dehydrogenase, with amino-acid sequence MVERVIATEEALALIEKLKEQHGPVMFHQSGGCCDGSSPMCYPEGDLILGSQDVLMGEIGGAKFYMHKSQFEYWKHTQLIIDVVDGRGGMFSLEGVHGKRFLTRSRAFTKEEMLELGLI; translated from the coding sequence GTGGTAGAACGTGTAATTGCAACGGAAGAAGCACTTGCGTTAATCGAAAAATTAAAGGAACAGCATGGACCAGTGATGTTTCATCAATCAGGTGGTTGCTGTGATGGATCAAGCCCAATGTGTTATCCAGAGGGAGATTTAATTCTTGGTAGTCAAGACGTGCTGATGGGTGAAATTGGTGGAGCAAAATTTTATATGCATAAAAGTCAATTCGAATATTGGAAGCATACGCAGCTAATTATTGATGTTGTAGATGGCCGTGGAGGAATGTTCTCTTTAGAAGGTGTTCATGGGAAAAGATTTTTAACAAGGTCCCGAGCATTTACAAAAGAAGAGATGCTAGAGTTAGGTTTAATTTAA